The proteins below come from a single Miscanthus floridulus cultivar M001 chromosome 1, ASM1932011v1, whole genome shotgun sequence genomic window:
- the LOC136479433 gene encoding ras-related protein Rab2BV, translated as MAHRVDNEYDYLFKIVLIGDSGVGKSNILSRFTRNEFCLESKSTIGVEFATRTLQIEGKTIKAQIWDTAGQERYRAITSAYYRGAVGALLVYDITKKQTFENIQRWLRELRDHADSNIVIMMVGNKSDLNHLRSVAEEDGQALAEKEGLSFLETSALEALNVEKAFQTVLSDIHQIISKKALAAQEAASSGPPSQGTTINIADSSANTKRGCCSS; from the exons ATGGCGCACCGGGTGGACAACGAGTACGACTACCTCTTCAAGATCGTGCTCATCGGCGACTCCGGCGTCGGCAAGTCCAACATCCTCTCCCGATTCACCCGCAACGAGTTCTGCCTCGAGTCCAAGTCCACCATCGGCGTCGAGTTCGCCACCCGCACCCTCCAG ATTGAAGGGAAAACCATCAAAGCTCAGATATGGGATACTGCTGGGCAGGAGAGGTACCGTGCAATCACAAGTGCTTACTACAGAGGAGCTGTGGGTGCACTGTTAGTCTATGACATCACGAAGAAGCAGACATTTGAAAACATACAGAGGTGGCTACGTGAACTCCGTGACCATGCAGACTCCAACATTGTGATTATGATGGTTGGTAACAAGTCTGACCTTAACCACCTGAGGTCGGTTGCAGAGGAAGATGGCCAGGCATTAGCAGAGAAGGAAGGCCTATCCTTCCTCGAGACATCTGCGCTTGAAGCTCTTAATGTTGAGAAGGCGTTTCAGACCGTACTCTCTGATATTCATCAAATCATAAGCAAGAAGGCACTTGCAGCCCAAGAGGCAGCAAGCAGCGGGCCTCCAAGTCAAGGAACCACCATCAACATTGCAGATTCATCTGCCAACACGAAGAGAGGGTGCTGCTCTTCCTAG
- the LOC136485505 gene encoding uncharacterized protein — protein MSGSAFNAFKSRVPVAWSPRLYITLVRGLPGTRRLHRRTLEAMRLRRCHRTVEHRTTPSLLGMLTQVKRLVAVETEEMYNVRKQAEAERRALRPPFVVSHRPPPPTPKPAAAAAEDAAANAQ, from the coding sequence ATGAGCGGGAGCGCGTTCAATGCGTTCAAGTCGCGTGTGCCGGTGGCGTGGAGTCCCAGGCTGTACATCACGCTGGTACGGGGCCTCCCGGGGACGCGGCGCCTccaccgccgcacgctcgaggcCATGCGCCTCCGCCGCTGCCACCGCACCGTCGAGCACCGCACCACGCCGTCGCTCCTCGGGATGCTCACCCAGGTGAAGCGCCTCGTCGCCGTCGAGACCGAGGAGATGTACAACGTGCGGAAGCAGGCCGAGGCGGAGAGGCGCGCGCTCAGACCCCCGTTCGTCGTCTCccaccgcccgccgccgccgactcCGAAGCCGGCAGCAGCAGCCGCGGAGGATGCCGCTGCCAATGCGCAGTAG
- the LOC136485397 gene encoding nucleobase-ascorbate transporter 6-like produces MAAPAPAPKQEELQPHAVRDQLPSVSYCLTSPPPWPEAVLLGFQHYLVMLGTTVIIPTALVPQMGGGNEEKARVVQTLLFVAGINTLIQSFLGTRLPAVMGASYTFVAPTISIILAGRYSGIADPHEKFVRIMRGTQGALIVASTLQIIMGFSGLWRIVVRMLSPLSAAPLVALVGFGLYELGFPSVAKCVEIGLPQILLLVALSQYIPHLVPLLSTAFERFAVIMSIALIWLYAFFLTVGGAYKNAAPKTQFHCRTDRTGLVGGAPWISVPYPFQWGAPTFDAGEAFAMMAASFVALVESTGAFIAVSRYASATPCPPSVMSRGIGWQGVGILLSGLFGTANGTSVSVENAGLLGLTRVGSRRVVQISAGFMIFFSILGKFGAVFASIPGPIIAAIYCLLFAYVGMAGVGFLQFCNLNSFRTKFILGFSLFMGLSVPQYFNEYTSVAGFGPVHTHARWFNDMINVVFSSKAFVGGAVAYFLDNTLHRRDGTVRKDRGHHFWDRFRSFKTDPRSEEFYSLPFNLNKFFPSF; encoded by the exons atggcggcgccggcgccggcgccgaagCAGGAGGAGCTGCAGCCGCACGCCGTCAGGGACCAGCTGCCCTCCGTCTCCTACTGCCTCACAAGCCCGCCCCCATGGC CGGAGGCCGTCCTCCTCGGCTTCCAGCACTACCTCGTCATGCTCGGCACCACCGTCATCATCCCCACCGCGCTCGTCCCCCAGATGGGCGGCGGCAAT GAGGAGAAGGCGCGGGTGGTGCAGACGCTGCTGTTCGTCGCCGGGATCAACACGCTGATCCAGAGCTTCCTCGGCACGCGCCTCCCCGCCGTCATGGGGGCATCCTACACCTTCGTCgcgcccaccatctccatcatcctTGCCGGCCGCTACAGCGGCATTGCCGATCCCCACGAG AAATTCGTGCGCATCATGCGGGGCACGCAAGGCGCGCTCATTGTGGCCTCCACCCTCCAAATCATCATGGGCTTCAGTGGCCTTTGGCGCATTGTCGTCAG GATGCTGAGCCCGCTGTCTGCTGCTCCCTTGGTCGCCCTCGTCGGATTCGGGCTCTATGAACTGGGGTTTCCAAGT GTTGCCAAATGTGTAGAGATTGGTCTTCCGCAGATTTTACTGCTGGTGGCACTTTCTCAG TACATACCACATCTGGTCCCCTTGCTGAGTACTGCCTTTGAGAGGTTTGCTGTCATAATGTCCATTGCCCTCATCTGGCTTTACGCCTTCTTCCTGACGGTTGGCGGTGCCTATAAGAATGCTGCTCCAAAAACCCAATTCCACTGCCGCACTGATCGAACTGGGCTTGTTGGGGGTGCTCCATG GATAAGTGTACCTTATCCATTTCAGTGGGGAGCACCAACCTTTGATGCTGGTGAAGCTTTTGCTATGATGGCAGCTTCTTTTGTTGCTCTTGTGGAG TCCACTGGTGCATTTATTGCCGTTTCACGGTATGCCAGTGCAACACCATGCCCTCCTTCCGTCATGAGTCGTGGCATTGGGTGGCAG GGAGTTGGCATTTTGCTGAGTGGCTTATTTGGAACAGCTAATGGAACCTCTGTATCTGT CGAAAATGCTGGGCTGCTTGGTTTGACACGCGTTGGTAGTAGACGTGTTGTACAGATTTCTGCTGGATTTATGATATTCTTCTCGATCCTTG GGAAATTTGGAGCTGTTTTTGCATCAATTCCTGGCCCCATTATCGCAGCTATATATTGTCTTCTCTTCGCATATGTTG GTATGGCAGGTGTTGGGTTCCTACAGTTCTGCAACCTGAATAGCTTCCGAACAAAATTCATTCTAGGATTCTCTTTGTTCATGGGTTTGTCGGTGCCACAGTATTTCAATGAATACACTTCCGTCGCTGGCTTTGGCCCAGTACACACGCATGCAAGATGG TTCAATGATATGATCAACGTGGTATTCTCCTCAAAGGCGTTTGTCGGTGGGGCGGTGGCTTATTTTCTGGACAACACCTTGCACAGGCGAGACGGCACTGTGAGGAAGGACCGGGGGCACCATTTCTGGGACAGGTTCAGGTCCTTCAAGACTGACCCGCGCAGCGAGGAGTTCTACTCCCTCCCATTCAACCTCAACAAGTTCTTCCCGTCCTTCTGA